TATGCCTCCACACTTTTCCTGCTGTAATTTAACCTAATTCTAAATACATGTATATAAAATGATCTTACTCTGAATCACAGCTTGGTTACATTCAGCCTTCTTTAAATCCCCCACAGGACTGCTCTGTAGCCACGTGCAGAGTGTTCAAGTGCAACACATCCATGGGAATATGGGAGAGTAGGATGTATGAAATTTCTGCCAACTTCAGTTCAGGATGGATAGAGCAGGTAGTTGATGTGTATTTTATGTTAAGTGTCGTATTagtaaatatttttagaattaaaacaACTGACTCCATATATATCTCTTCTTAAATTAAACAGCAATGCATATCTAATTCAGGCTCATCTCattctggtttttttttttgttagattGGATTTCAATCTGCCAAATTCCTCTTGACCAGCACAGCCAGTCTGGAGTACGACAAAAACCAGTACATCTACTTTTCAGCGTGGACTAAAAATAATCCTCCTGTCCACAAGGTGATTACACATTATTTTCTCTCCTTTAAGTTAAACAAGATGAtgaattttataaaaatatgtcaCCTCATCTCTTAGATTGAGGCAGAGATAGAAGTGTATTCTGAACCAGATTACATTAAAGAGATAATTGGAGGATACATTGGAGGTTTGGCTGTTACTGCTTTATTCACTGTTGGCCTGTACAAGGTGAGAAAGTCTATACTTCTGTTTTTTCAGTCACTCACACAGCTTCATGAAATAAGAGAATACATGATTTAAAATTCTTAAACGTTGAttttttttagttcttttcATTATTCATGGTGCGACTCTAATACGTGAATACAATCATTTTACACAATACATTTTGTCTTCCTAGGCTGGATATTTCAAGAGAGATTACAAAGAGATGATCAAATAAAATCCTGAAGAAGCAGAGGGTCCAGGTACGGATGGAGGTGCAACcacaacagaataaaaaaatattcattcaCTTTACTTTCCTCAGCCACCAGATATTGTAATGCTggttgcagggttttttttgtttgttggtttgttctTTAGCTTTTTGTAGAAATGTGACGCTCATATAGTTGACTGACTGAAGAAAAAACAGTTTACTGTCTGACATCATTCCCTCATTTATGCATTTACTACTGAATGATGAGGTTCACAGTCAGAACCCTCAACAGGAGCcacaaaaaaaactgaagacatcaaagtAAATTTTACTTTAAGAAAATACCATATGTAGTCCTTTAGACTTATAGTTTTTTAGGGTCTGTCTGAGCAGGAAAATACAATTGTTAATTAACTACTTAGATCACACAGGTACCTGAAGGCAAAATATCACAAGTAGACATGGGTCTCTAGAAATCATATAGAAAAATAGAAATCATTAGGAATTGATTTCTCATGTATTATTCTTATAATTTGGATCCTTAAATGAAATAGACTGAAGGTTTAATATAACTATCTGAGAAGATGGAGTGATTATGTCCTGTGAAGTATTATAGTGGGAAATGTAAAATAGCTTATGAAGAATATGCTCATGACTGCACAtctaaatttaacattttctatgtttatatttttacaaaCATCATTTGAGTATGATGAATGTAAATTTGTGTGAAATTAAATATATGTGCTTAAAAAGATTTAGCTTGAGAAAGAAATCAGCTGTAATTTGTTAAAACTGTCACTCATTATGTAAATTGCTTTgttcatcaataaataaaatatataataattgcTTCTGAAATATGTCAAAacatcatttttatgcttaatCAACATTTAATATAGTCATGATGtaattaaaattacatttttattttgtacttaAATTTACACCATTTTTAATTAGACAACAGCATCAGAATGCACAGAATAGACATATTTATGTATAATTAGCTCACAGAAACACATCAAAACACTTCAAAATAATGAAGTTTTCTAGTTAGAAATGTAAACttcttttgaaatgtttatGTGAATTAGTTTCTTCATTTTGATCTGAGCATCATCagtacattaaataaatatgaatgGGTGGACAACAGGAACATGGAGATAATGAGGACAGCAAAAGACAGCAATAAGGAAAATCAGTAATCTGGTGAAATCTTGTCAAAAGTGCTGCAGGAGATGATGTTTCACCAACAATCTCCTGTAAGAATGACCCAAATCTTCAGGTGTTGGTAAAGATGTCAACATCTGCATGGCTCACTTTACGTCCACTGATTGTTACGACAGCAACTTGGAACCATGAAGACGCTGCTATTATCTCCCTGTGGATGTAAAACAGGATTCATAATCAGTGAGATCCAAACAGTCTGAAAgctgtatatgtatattttttccATTCATATTCAGACTCACTTGAGGGTCTTGTTAGAGACCAGGACAGGTGTAGTTGCTGTCTGAGTCCAGCCCGCTGGAGATGAACTGCACAAATCCTGGCCTATTAGAGCGAATGTGGGACTTGATCCAGGACTGGTAACGGGACACTCTGGAGTAGACTCCTGCCAGATTGGGCCGAGCACAACCAGATCCAAAACTTACAATTCCAGACTGGACCCAAACACAGCCCTGTTTACTCACCATTGGACCTCCTGAGTCTCCCTGTAGAGATGAAGAGGACACATCTGAGGATCTTTGAAACACCTGATTATGTAACCAAATGAGATGAGGAAGCCTACCTGGCATGAGTCTTTGCCTCCTGCCAGAACACCAGCACAGATCATGTTGTCTGTGACTGTGCCCACTCCATTCAGGCAGTTACACTGTCTGTTTCCCACAACTGGCACCTCCACTTCTTGCAGCGTTTGAGGGAAGGGTAAGGCCACTGATGGGAAGAAAGATGAGGAGCTGTTTACACATAAACCAATGAACTACAGAACACATGAACACTGAAACACCAACACCAGGATCACCTCCCTCTTTGACTGCACCCCAGCCAGTCACCCAGTTATCAGTGCCATTGTTGAACACACTGCCACTCGCTGCCAGGCACACAGGTCTGATGTAGTCAGTGAATCTGACTGGTGAGGAGAGTCTGAGCAGAGCgatgtcgttgttgttggtcaCACTGTCGTAGTTTgggtgcaaaatgattttgacaACATTTCTGGACACTTTGTTTGGATTTTCACCCTGCAGACTCTGAAGACCAAGAGAAACCGTCCACCCAGACGGACTTGAACTAAAGTTatagaaattaaaagaaaatatagaaGTTTTGTCAAAAAAATGCActgtaaacatttttctttatgCTGCATTTGAGCTGGAAAAGTAAGAAAGCCTGAGTCAGTATTTTAACATTTATGTTGATGAAATGTTTCAGGAATATCATAATTTTCTGAATTCCCAATCTTCAAAGTCCTGTTCCAGCTGGATCAGTTTAGGTATAAAGATTAAACAGATGTTACTCACCCAGAGAAGCAGTGAGCAGCAGACATCACCCACTCTTTGTTGATGAGGGAACCGCCACAAAAATGTTCACCAAATATCTGCACGCTGACCTGCCACGGCCAGTATCCAGGTGGAGCATCTTCACCTCCGACTATCCTGCCATTGAGTGGAGCAGTGCCACATACTGAAACAAAGATCAGCAGGATCAAACTTCAGAAGCAACGTAAATCATTGTGAACACatggaaaacattttttccGTGTTTTTATCTGCATccccagtgatttttttttattttaaaatgcataagtaatattttttttaataatcttaattaataattattttttcttttcttttttttttaagtcagagAAACTGTTGTTTTTACCTACCATCAGGCTGAGCATTTGATTCTGGAAAGAAACACAACAGGATCAGTGTTGTTCATGAGAGGAGACAATTTTCAGTAAGAtcctatttttaaaaagttttaagtgaaaatatacatttgcgtctacattttaaattaaaacatttatgttGCATGCACATGTTGGCATAAGCCTGACTTACCTGCAGACAGGAGGCTCAACAAAGCCAATAAATGAATCCACTCCTTCAACGCCATTGTGCAACTGTACAGTTCTTGTGTGTCCCTCTTTTTAGACTATTCTCCCAACCATAGGTGAGTGGCAAATATATAAGTGTGACACCTATATTTGCCCCTCCCATGTGCACAACCCACGGCTGAAGCATTTCCTGCTTCCTTTAATTTCTGGGACAAAGACTTAAAGACCACTGTGCACTTTTTAAAAGATTGCAGGGTTTTTTATATGTTATgtgtattatatttttaataaacatgaATATTGCCAGTAGATTTCATCAAAGACTTCTGCCCTTTTCACAGTTCATTATTGTTACATTCATATTCATCTCGGAGTCAATGAAAAACCTCCCTGTGGACTCCAACCAAATAAGGAGAGTGAATATGTAAGATATTTAAAGACTGAGAAACCATCATCTGTTAAGATTGTGGTGGAATTCTGTACAAGTGTCAGTTGTCACTGATGTGTCAGTTGTGTGTTTCAGCACCTGGGTTTACTATACAAACATAAAATGATATTTCAATGACAAAATATTTACTGGTTTTGTCATGTGTCTTAATGACTATCCAGTATCATGTTGTCATGATGTGACAATTATTTACATCACATTCAGAAACAATGACTCTTTCTCTTTACACCCTAAAACAAAATTTGTTTATGTTAATTTTCTCCCTCATCATTAACCATTGCATACTTAATGgttttaaaacataatttttttataaatgtttataaagtattcagactttttaaaaattcaacgTAATTTCAGCTGTGATATTCTAAACTACCTGAAATTAAAGATTTATCCAGATAAAGTCATGTTAAATTATTTTGTAAGATAACCAAGGCACATGCAGCTGCAGAAGAAATTTCAAATCACGAGACTAAAGCAATTTCTGCAGAGCTCTGAGACCGAACAAACACGACTCTTCCTAGAGCTGGCCTGGTTGACCAACTAATGATCTGATAGGCCTCTGAAAGTGAAGTGACCAAATATCTGGTGATCATTCTGAGTAAGCTTCAGAAATCCTGCAAACAATCTCAGTGCAGCACTCCAACATATCTTATGGCAGTGGCCAGATGGTTGGTCTCAGTTCTA
The Oreochromis aureus strain Israel breed Guangdong linkage group 8, ZZ_aureus, whole genome shotgun sequence DNA segment above includes these coding regions:
- the LOC116317815 gene encoding prostasin-like, whose translation is MALKEWIHLLALLSLLSAESNAQPDVCGTAPLNGRIVGGEDAPPGYWPWQVSVQIFGEHFCGGSLINKEWVMSAAHCFSGSSPSGWTVSLGLQSLQGENPNKVSRNVVKIILHPNYDSVTNNNDIALLRLSSPVRFTDYIRPVCLAASGSVFNNGTDNWVTGWGAVKEGVALPFPQTLQEVEVPVVGNRQCNCLNGVGTVTDNMICAGVLAGGKDSCQGDSGGPMESTPECPVTSPGSSPTFALIGQDLCSSSPAGWTQTATTPVLVSNKTLKEIIAASSWFQVAVVTISGRKVSHADVDIFTNT